The following proteins are co-located in the Betta splendens chromosome 9, fBetSpl5.4, whole genome shotgun sequence genome:
- the c9h12orf56 gene encoding uncharacterized protein C12orf56 homolog, translated as MARTGSGSGPLLLRRNVKLDSFLKRNTDRDLYERIRTCEPCVVVSESVSRVFMHVVLSDECLYLTEYAPRTLTAAVSFARVRDIKLVNDLPDFLSGKDRERCQHIRIVYAARRPARRRRHWFGRDGKPGPAPSALSSRRSSHCPTASDAAVACPAQRDPGEWRKERRLRSASCPNPETLGLVRVPHPPTQPHPATPTSPQEPSQERGLGSVLTRWMQADCGAAEAELHLYAVSQTSRLYLHLQSLWRSSLIRSTLLLEPLHRRGSASAAASAPARPRPASSWEGTTRLLAQLSAALLQDGLGAEGLYLLLRELRAAARHSVALRRLFWRSSEVCLFLVQTLEESLGGCQSPGGGYTPDQLLLSTAIVQTLAVMFRGTEVEAARVNQLSAKKGALASRMLLALICDPQPEAHAQGPLLCSQALLSKYLDAACSLLFELLLVGDESRCFSAGSLLSLGWMLQALQPHPHLLAFVGHQAQQVALALSDLQEPALSPLQAVLLFQRCRLLLACLQHSGRLAQHLRSHFREEFRYFVKPSCVEEKLPPCYPISRPTLQLVAHILTLMLQE; from the exons ATGGCTCGGACCGGCTCGGGCTCCggacctctcctcctccgccggaACGTCAAGCTGGACTCCTTCCTGAAGCGGAACACGGACCGGGACCTGTACGAGCGGATCCGAACCTGCGAGCCGTGCGTGGTGGTCTCGGAGAGCGTGAGCAGGGTGTTCATGCACGTGGTGCTGAGCGACGAGTGCCTCTACCTGACGGAGTACGCGCCGCGCACGCTCACCGCCGCCGTGAGTTTCGCGCGCGTGCGGGACATCAAGCTG GTCAACGACCTCCCAGACTTCCTCAGCGGGAAGGACCGCGAGCGCTGCCAGCACATACGGATCGTCTACGCGGCCCGGAGGCCGGCGCGGAGGCGGCGCCACTGGTTCGGCAGAGACGGGAAGCCCGGACCCGCTCCGTCGGCGCTGTCCTCGCGCAGAAGCAGCCACTGCCCGACCGCCTCCGACGCCGCCGTGG CATGTCCCGCACAGAG ggaccccGGCGAGTGGAGGAAGGAGCGCCGCCTTCGCTCCGCCTCCTGTCCGAACCCAGAGACGCTGGGCCTGGTCCGGGTCCCGCACCCTCCCACCCAGCCTCACCCTGCgacccccacctcaccccagGAGCCCTCTCAG GAAAGGGGGCTTGGCTCGGTTCTGACCCGCTGGATGCAGGCAGACTGCGGGGCCGCGGAGGCGGAGCTGCACCTGTACGCCGTGTCGCAGACGTCCCGGCTCTACCTGCATCTGCAGAGCTTGTGGAGGAGCTCTCTGATt aggtccactctgctgctggagccgctcCACCGCCGCGGCAGCGcatccgccgccgcctccgccccGGCACGGCCACGTCCTGCCTCCAG cTGGGAGGGGACGACCCGCCTGTTGGCCCAGCTCAgcgcggcgctgctgcaggacgggCTCGGCGCCGAGGGCCTGTACCTGCTGCTGCGGGAGCTGAGGGCCGCCGCTCGCCACAGCGTCGCTCTGCGCAGACTCTTCTGGAGG tccAGTGAGGTGTGCCTGTTCCTGGTCCAGACTCTGGAGGAGTCCCTGGGTGGATGCCAGAGCCCTGGTGGGGGCTACACCCCAGACCAGCTACT gttGAGCACCGCGATCGTCCAGACGCTCGCTGTCATGTTCAGAGGGACGGAGGTCGAAGCGGCGCGAGTCAACCAGCTCTCTGCCAAAAA AGGTGCCCTGGCCTCCAGGATGCTGCTCGCCTTAATATGTGACCCACAGCCCGAAGCACATGCACAGggacctctgctctgctcccag GCTTTACTCTCCAAGTATCTGGATGCTGCCTGCTCTCtactgtttgagctgctgcttgtaggCGATGAG AGCAGATGTTTCTCTGCCGGGAGCCTCCTGTCCCTCGGCTGGATGCTGCAGGCTCTGCAGCCTCATCCTCACCTG CTGGCCTTCGTGGGTCACCAggcccagcaggtggcgctggctCTGTCGGACCTACAGGAGCCCGCTCTGAGTCCCCTCCAGGCCGTCCTGCTGTTCCAGCGCTGTCGCCTCCTGCTGGCTTGTCTGCAGCACAGCGGCCGCCTGGCCCAGCACCTTCGGTCCCACTTCAGGGAGGAGTTCAG GTACTTTGTGAAGCCGTCCTGTGTTGAGGAGAAGCTGCCGCCTTGCTACCCCATCAGCCGACCGACCCTGCAGCTGGTGGCACATATTCTGACTCTGATGCTGCAGGAATGa
- the LOC114863294 gene encoding CD9 antigen-like, whose product MAALSSWELCVKYALFIFNFIFWLAGTGVLAVGLWLRFDSRTSGLLDGQESATVFVTGVYILIAAGALMMVVGFLGCCGAIKESPCMLGLFFVFLLLIFAVEVAAGIWGFSNKDKVVEDLTEFYKQTYTNYKDTKQEALKETLRLIHFGLACCGPTGTVIDAAKDTCPKQEGLASLVTTSCPAAINEMFNSRLHIIGGVGIGIGIITIFGMIFSMILCCAIKRSRDYV is encoded by the exons ATGGCGGCTTTATCCAGCTGGGAGCTGTGTGTAAAGTACGCACTCTTCATCTTCAATTTCATATTCTGG ttggcAGGCACTGGCGTCCTGGCTGTTGGGCTCTGGCTACGCTTTGACTCCAGGACATCAGGCCTCTTGGATGGACAAGAATCCGCCACCGTCTTCGTCACAG GTGTGTACATCTTGATCGCAGCAGGGGCTCTGATGATGGTTGTGGGATTCCTGGGGTGCTGTGGAGCCATTAAAGAGTCTCCGTGCATGCTAGGCCTG ttctttgttttcctcctcctcatctttgcTGTGGAGGTGGCTGCCGGGATCTGGGGCTTCTCCAACAAAGACAAG GTTGTGGAGGACCTGACAGAGTTTTATAAACAAACCTACACAAACTACAAAGACACCAAACAGGAGGCGCTGAAGGAGACGCTGCGCCTCATACACTTTGGG CTGGCCTGCTGTGGTCCCACGGGAACGGTCATCGACGCCGCCAAAGACACCTGCCCCAAGCAGGAGGGGCTGGCCAGCTTAGTCACCACG AGCTGTCCAGCCGCCATCAATGAAATGTTCAACAGCAGACTCCACATCATCGGTGGGGTCGGCATCGGCATAGGAATCATCACG ATCTTTGGAATGATCTTCAGCATGATTCTCTGCTGTGCCATTAAAAGGTCCAGGGACTACGTCTGA